Proteins encoded in a region of the Aythya fuligula isolate bAytFul2 chromosome 13, bAytFul2.pri, whole genome shotgun sequence genome:
- the LOC116494475 gene encoding G-protein coupled receptor 12-like encodes MLHGPGALGGPWQPPQQQQQRLPGLGTASVPSAWPSAAAAAAAGGGPGTATPAGGGGGGDGDGGGGGAGGGGSPAGGGVGGPVSPWDIALCATGTAVAAENALVLAVLFYTPSLRAPTFVLIGSLALADLLAGLGLVGNFAVRYLLRPPSEAAELGAAGLLLAAFSASVCSLLAITVDRYLSLYNALTYHSERTLGFTCATVLLMWALCLGVGLLPLLGWNCLREPSACSVLRPVTKDNAAVLAVAFLLLFALMLQLYLQICKIAFRHAQQIAVQHQFIATAQATSTRKGLSTLSLILGTFALCWIPLAIYSLVADSSYPAVYTYSLALPATCNSLINPIIYAFRNPDIQKSLWLACCGCIPSAFSSRPRTSSDV; translated from the coding sequence ATGCTGCACGGCCCCGGCGCCCTGGGGGGGCCGTGGCAgcccccgcagcagcagcagcagcggctcCCGGGGCTCGGCACCGCCTCGGTGCCCAGCGCCTGGccctcggcggcggcggcggcggctgcgggggggggCCCGGGCACGGCGACCCCGGCaggcggcggaggaggaggcgACGGCGacggcggcggaggaggagcaggaggaggggggtCCCCGGCCGGGGGCGGCGTGGGGGGCCCGGTGAGCCCTTGGGACATCGCTCTGTGCGCCACGGGCACGGCGGTGGCGGCGGAGAACGCGCTGGTGCTGGCGGTGCTGTTCTACACGCCCAGCCTGCGGGCTCCCACCTTCGTGCTGATCGGCAGCCTGGCGCTGGCCGACCTGCtggccgggctggggctggtgggcaACTTCGCCGTGCGCTACCTGCTGCGGCCCCCCAGCGAGGCGGCGGagctgggggcggcggggctgctgctggccgccTTCTCCGCCTCggtctgcagcctgctggccatCACGGTGGACCGCTACCTGTCGCTGTACAACGCGCTCACCTACCACAGCGAGCGCACGCTGGGCTTCACCTGCGCCACGGTGCTGCTGATGTGGGCCCTGTGCCTGGGCGTggggctgctgccgctgctgggCTGGAACTGCCTGCGGGAGCCCAGCGCCTGCAGCGTGCTGCGCCCCGTCACCAAGGACAACGCGGCCGTGCTGGCCGTcgccttcctgctgctcttcgCCCTGATGCTGCAGCTCTACCTGCAGATCTGCAAGATCGCCTTCCGGCACGCCCAGCAGATCGCCGTGCAGCACCAGTTCATCGCCACGGCGCAGGCCACCTCCACCCGCAAAGGGCTCTCCACGCTCTCGCTCATCCTCGGCACCTTCGCCCTGTGCTGGATCCCCCTGGCCATCTACTCGCTGGTGGCCGACTCCAGCTACCCCGCCGTCTACACCTACTCCCTGGCGCTGCCCGCCACCTGCAACTCCCTCATCAACCCCATCATCTACGCCTTCCGCAACCCCGACATCCAGAAGTCGCTCTGGCTGGCCTGCTGCGGCTGCATCCCCTCCGCCTTCTCCTCCAGGCCAAGGACGTCCAGCGACGTGTGA